From the genome of Candidatus Desulfatibia profunda, one region includes:
- a CDS encoding PIN domain-containing protein, producing MIYLDTHVVLWLYALKGEGLSRRACQLIEESATVLISPMVLLELVYLREIDRLKVESDQIYRYLQQKIRLKVCTKPFFDVIQLALKQSWTRDPFDRIITAQAAIDHNTLVTKDMTMRQHYPKATW from the coding sequence ATGATTTATTTGGACACCCATGTGGTTCTCTGGTTATATGCCCTGAAGGGAGAGGGATTGAGCAGACGTGCCTGCCAACTTATTGAAGAATCGGCGACCGTATTGATATCCCCAATGGTTTTGTTGGAGTTGGTTTATCTTCGCGAGATCGATCGACTCAAGGTTGAATCCGATCAAATATACCGTTATCTGCAACAAAAAATCAGATTGAAGGTATGTACAAAACCTTTTTTTGACGTCATTCAACTGGCTTTAAAGCAAAGCTGGACCAGGGATCCTTTTGACCGTATCATTACAGCCCAAGCCGCAATCGACCACAATACACTTGTTACCAAAGACATGACGATGAGGCAGCATTATCCCAAGGCGACATGGTAG
- a CDS encoding type II toxin-antitoxin system Phd/YefM family antitoxin, which yields MALEITPTELRKNLYKLLDQVLESGNPIEIKRKGKRLLITPTEPEPKLAKLESHPDCLVGDPEDFVHMDWSKEWSPKI from the coding sequence ATGGCACTTGAAATTACCCCAACCGAGCTTCGCAAAAACCTCTATAAACTCCTGGATCAGGTGCTGGAGAGCGGTAATCCCATAGAAATCAAACGCAAAGGTAAACGCCTTCTCATTACCCCGACCGAACCTGAACCAAAACTGGCAAAATTGGAAAGCCACCCTGATTGTCTTGTTGGGGATCCTGAAGATTTTGTGCACATGGATTGGTCCAAGGAATGGAGTCCGAAAATATGA